Genomic window (Myxococcota bacterium):
CGTGAACGCGAGTGCGCGCCGCTTCCCGCTCTACTTCCAGCTCGACTACACGCTCGGCGGCGAGCCGCCCGAGGCCGCGCTCCTCCACGCGAGCTTCCGGCGCGAGAACCCGACCGCACTCGGGCGCGACATGACGATCGCGCGCGACCTCGCGGGGCCCGGGCGCTTCCTCGGCTGCAACGTCGGCGTGCGCGTGCTGCGCGAGCCGCTCGCGCAGGAGCACTTCACCTGGTACGGCGAGGGCGAGGTGAAGGTCTTCCTCGACGGCGACCGCGACCACCCGACGATCTGCGGCACGGGCTTCGAGGACTACGCGGGAACCGCGTGGGGCATGGGCGCGCACCAGACGCTGTGGCAGGGCGTTCCGCACGACCTGCGCGACCCGGCGTCGACGGACGCGTGCCCCGACCTCGTGAGCCTCTACCGCTGGCACGGGCCCGACCCGATCGTGTTCGCGCGCGATCTCACCGTCACCGTGCAGCAGATCGGCGCCGTCTTCGTCGCGGCGGGGAGCGAGCACCTGCTCGACGACGTGCCCGCGCGCAACCCGCTCGCGGGCGCGGGCTGGACGCGCGGGCTGCCGCCGCCCGCGCACGCCTTCGGCATCTGCGAGCGCGTCGACGACGTGTGCGCGACGGCCTTCGTCTACGCGCGCGACGCTCAGCCCGTGCCGCGCGTCGACCCCGATGCGGCGAGCGCCGATCTCGAGCGCCGGAGCTGGGAGGTGCCGAACCCGTTCGAGGCGTTCGGCGCGCTCGTCGGCGCCGTCGTGCTCGAGGAGTAGCGATGCCAGACGCGCGGCGCGGCGCTCCCGAGCGCCGCGCCGCGCGCCCGCCCGCATACGCGCGTCAGCGCGACGAGCGGCGTTGTCGCGCGCCGGCGACGAGCAGGCCGACCGCGAGCGCCGCAGCGCCGGCGAGCGGCAGCGCGGGAACGCCCCCGCCCACGTAGGCGCCCGTGATCAGCATCTGGTTGTTGGCCGTGCCGCCGTTGAACGTGCCGTAGATGTAGCTCGTGCCGACCATGTCGCCCTGGCCGTCGAACGTCCACGTGCCGAGGTCGTAGGTCGGCGAGTTGGCGTCGGGCAGGTTCGTCGTCACGCCGTGCGGCACCTGCGCGCCGGCGGTGCAGATGGTCTGCGGGCTCGAGATGCAGAAGCCCGTGCCCGAGTTGGTCCAGCCGCTGAGCACGCCCCACTGCACCGTGCCGCCCGGGCTCGTGCTGCCCGTTCCGGTCGCGGGGACCGACGGGTTCCACGTGCCGACGGACAGGCCGAACACGAAGCTCCCCGGGCCGAAGACCGAGGTCGTGTCGAAGTCGATCAGCTGGTGGAGCACGACGTCCATCGTCGTCGCGGTGACCGTGCCACTCCCCGTGTCGGAGACGACGTGCTGTCCCTGCACCTGTCCGGGCGACGCGCTGATGGGCGGGCAGAGCGTGGTCGAGAAGCCGAAGTGCGTGCCGGGCGTGCCGTGCGGAGGCGTGGCGTCGTACACCTTGACGACGGCGGCGGCGGGGAGCGGAGCGAGTGCGAGCAGCGAGGCGAGAGCGAGCCAGCGGGCGGCCGAGCTTCGAGACGACGTGCATCGATCCGACATGGGGCTTCCTCCTTGCGTGCGGGTCCGTCCCTGGACCCGCGGCGATTCGCAGTTCGCAGTGCGCAGTTCGCTCAGTCCTCCGGAGTGCTCGCCGTCGCCGCCGGGCGCGGCGGCGACGCGGGAACGAGCCGCAGCACGAGGCTTCCCGCGCGGTGCTCGACGAGCAGCAGCACCGTGCCGTCCGGCGCGACCTCGACGTCGCGCAGACGGCCGATGCCTTCGAGCAGCGTCTCCGCGCGGCGCGCGCTCGCGCCGTCGGTCACGACGCGCACGAGCTTGGTCGCGGCGAGCGAGGCCTGCAGCAGCTGGCCGCGCCAGCGCGGGAACGCGTCGCCTTCGTAGAAGACCATGCTCGAGAGCCCGGGCGAGGGCGTCCAGTCGAGCACGGGGCCCGTGAGGTCGGCCGGGTCGAACGCGATGCCGTACTCCTCGGCGTAGTGGATGGGGCGCCCGTCGTAGTCGACGCCGAGGCTCACGAGCGGCCAGCCGTAGTTCGCGCCCGCGCGCACGAGGTTCGTCTCGTCGCCGCCGCGCGGCCCGTGCTCGGACGACCACATCGTGCGCGTGCGGCGATCGAAGGCGAGGCCCTGCGCGTTGCGGTGGCCGAGCGTGTAGATGGCGGGCAGCGCGCCCGGCACGTCGAGGAACGGGTTGTCTTCGGGAATGCTCCCGTCGTCGCGCACGCGGAGGATCTTGCCGAACGGCTCGCGCAGGTCCTGCACCTTCCGGTAGTCGGCGAGCACGCCGACGGTGAGGTACACGCGGTCGGCGTCGTCGAACTCGATGCGCGCCGAGATCCCGTTCTCGACGCCGACCTCGTACGACTCGCGCGGCGCCTCCCAGACGGTCTCCTCGTCGACCCAGCGCGCGCCGTCGAGCCGCCCGCGCACGAGCTTCAGCATCGACACGGGCGCGCCGCTCGCGCGGCTCGCCGCGTTGCACCCGTCGCAGCGGTCGCCGTAGGAGAGGTAGATCCAGCCGTTCTCCGCGTAGCGCGGATGCAGCGCGACCTCGTGCGCCCAGCCCTGTCCCGCGTACATCGTGCCGCGCATCGGCGCGTCGTCGTAGAAGCGGGGCGTGCCCGTCACGCGCGTCGCCGTACCGCGCGCGGGGTCGATCCGCAGCAGCCCGCGCATCTTCTCGGTCGCGAGGATGCCCCCGTCCGGCATCGGCGCGATCGAGTACGGCTCCTCGAGCCCGCTCCAGACGAGCTCGATCTCGAAGTCGTGCAGCTCGGAGTGCACGATGCCCGTCGGCACGACGGGTGCGGCGCCGACGCCGTAGCCGTCGGGGCCCGGGTCGCCGCGCCGCTTCTCGGCGAGGTAGATGGCGAGGCCGCGCAGGTCGTCGTCCGCGATGACGCCGCGCCACGCGGGCATGCGCGCTTGCGGGTAGCCGTCGGCGATGCTCGCGACGAGCTCGTCGATCGACGCGCCGTGCGCGAGCGGGTCGGCGCGCAGCGACGGGCCCTGCGCCGCGCCCTCGAGATTCGCGCCGTGGCAGACGGCGCAGTTCTCGGCGTAGATCGCGCCCATCGCGTCGGGCTTGACCCAGGCGTCGCGCCCGGTGTCGTCGCCGGCGCTCGCGTCGTCGGCCGGCGCGCCGTCCGCCCCCGCGTGCGCGGCGTCGCGGTCGCGCGTGCCGCCCGCGCACGCGAGGACGCCTGCGCCGAGTGCGACCGCGACGGCGATGGCCACTGCGAGCCGGTGCGCCCGCGGCGTGCGCTGCATGCGCGCCCCTCCTGCGAAGCTCCCGCGCCGATCGCCCGGGAGGTCGGATTCGGAGCGACCCGGCGGGGTCGCGCGCGCACCGTGAACGCTCGCGGCGTCCCGCGTCAACGGGATTCGCCCTCCGGCGCGCGCGGGAGTGCGCGCGCGGAAGTGGCGCGCGCGGAAGTGGCGCGCGCGGGCGACGGGCGGATCAGATGCCGCCGCCCTCCGAGTAGAGCGCGCGGTCGGCGAGCGGGTCGCTCGGCGCGCGCCGCGTCACGCGCCCCGTCGCGATGCCGACGGCGAGCACGGCCAGCGTGAGCACGGCCTGCGGCGCGCTCGCCGGGAGCGCGTCGCGCGCCGTCGCGACCCACGCGTCGGCTTCGCGCACGAGCACGAACGCGGACATCGCGGCGACGAAGCCCGCGAACGCGCGCCGCAGCGACGCGGGCGCGACGCGTCGCGCGAGTGCGGCGCCGACGAACGAGCCCGCGACCGCCGTCGCGGCCACGGCGGCGACGAGCCCGGCATCGACGTCGACGTGGCTCGCATAGCCGGCGAAGCCGGCGAGGCAGTTCATGACGATGACGACGAGCGAGGTGCCGACCGCGACGGGCATCTCGAGCCCCGCCCACAGCGCGAGCGCGGGCACGATCAGGAAGCCGCCGCCCGCGCCGACGAGGCCGGTGAACAGCCCGACGCCCGCGCCCTGCGCGACGAGCCGACCGAGCGCGCGCTCGTGCGCGGCGCCGGCGGCGGGTGCGCGCCGCCCGCGCCACATGCCGAACGCCGTGAAGCCCATCATGAGCGCGAACAGCAGCAGCAGCAGCGAGCCGTCGAGCCAGGCGCCGAGGCGCCCGCCGACGTGTGCGCCCGCCATGCCGGCCGCGCCGAACGTCGCCGCCGTGCGCAGCTCGACGTTGCCCGCGCGCCAGTGCTGCACGGCGCCCGACAGGCTCGCGGCCGCGACGACGAGCAGCGAGCTCGCGATCGCGCGCTTCGCCTCGAGCCCGAACACGTACACGAGCAGCGGCACGGTGAGGATCGAGCCGCCGCCCCCGAAGAAGCCGAGCGACACGCCGACGAGCAGACTGAGCGCGATGCCGAGTGCGAGCACGCGCGCCCCTCAGCCCGCGCCGAGCGCGCGCAGCGCCCTGCGGTAGGACGCGACGACGAGGTCGAGATCGGCGGGCGCGCCGTCGCCCGCGAGCGCGGCCTCGACCGCGTCGATCGCGCGCGCCGCATCGTCGCGCGTCGTCGACGCGCGCGGCGCGAGCGCATCGCCGACGCGCGCGCGCGCCGCGTCCGGCGTCTGCATCGTCACCTGCGCGAGCCACGCGACGAGGCCGTCGACGAGCGCGGCGGGCGTCGACGGGTCGCGGCGCTCGACCGGGAGCCCTGCGCGGCACCACGCGATCATGCCGCCTTCGAGGTTGTGGAGCGGGCCGAGCCCGCGCGCCGCGAGCGTCTCGCAGGCCGCCGCGGAGCGGCGCCCCGAGCGGCACACGAGCAGGAGCGCACGCCCGCGCGGCAGCGCGTCGGCGCGCGCCGCGAGCTCGCCGAGCGGCACGTGGAGCGCTCCGGGCACGCGGCCGAGCGCGCCGTCCCACTCGTTCGGCTCGCGCACGTCGATCGCGGTCAGCTCGCCCGCCCGCGCGTGCGCGTCGCGCGGCGCGACGTCGTCGTAGGCGGTCATCGCTTCCTGCTCCGGCCGAGCGTGTCGAGCGGGATGCGCAGGTAGGCGATGCCGTTCGCGTCGGGCGGAGGCAGCTCGCCCGCGCGGATGTTCACCTGCACCGACGGGAGGATGAGCAGCGGCGCCTCGAGCGTCGCATCGCGCTCCTCGCGGAACGCGACGTACGCGTCGCGCGACGTGTCGCGGCGGATCTGCACGTTCGCGCGCGCGTGCTCACCGACGGTCGCGACGAACGCGAGCGGCCGGCCGTTCGGACGGTAGTCGTGGCCGGTGAAGACGCGCGTCGCGTCGGGGAGCGCGTAGAGGCGCTGGATCGAGTCCCACAGCACGCCGGCCGAGCCACCCGGGAAGTCGCAGCGCGCCGAGCCGTAGTCGGGCATGAAGAGCGTGTCGCCGACGAAGACCGCGTCGCCGACGCGGAGTGCCACGTGCGCGGGCGTGTGGCCGGGCGTGTGCATCACCTCGACGTCGAGGTCGCCCGCCGCGAGCCGCTCGCCGTCCTCGACGAGCCGGTCGAACTGGCTCCCGTCGACGGGGAAGTCGCGCTCGAGGCCGTAGACGTCGCGGAAGGCGGCCTGCACGACGCCCACGCCCGCGCCCGTGACCGTGCGCGCACCGAAGTGCTCCTTGAAGTAGGGCAGGCCGCTCATGTGGTCGGCGTGCGCGTGCGTGTCGACGACCCAGTCGATCGCGATGCCGCGTTCGCGCAGCCACGCGGCGACGCGCTCGGCCGACCGCCACGACGTGCGCGCGCTCTTCGGCTCGTAGTCGCGGATCGGGTCGATCACGATGCCGCGCCGGCCGTCGTGCACGACGTACGTGAGCGTGCCCGTGAGGTCGTCGAAGAAGTGCTGGATGTGCATCGCGAGGGCGACCTCCGGACGCGGCGCGCGCTCCTCAGGCGGGCGTGCCGAGCGCCTCTCCGAGCATGCGGAACTCCGGCGCGCGCGGCGACGCCGCGCGCCACGCGAGCCCGATCGTGCGCGCGGGCGCCGCGCCGCGGAACGGCACGATCGCGATGCCCGGCGAGCGCGCCTCGACGCGCACGGCCATCTCGGGGAGGAGCGTCGCACCGGCGCCGCCCGCGACCATCTGGACGAGCGTCGGGAGGCTGCTCGCGCGGAAGTCCGTGCGCTCGACGGTGCCCGCCTCGGCGCAGAACGACAGCGCCTGGTCGCGCAGGCAGTGGCCGTCCTCGAGCAGCAGCACGGGCTCGTCGGCGAGGTCGCTCTCGCGCAGCTGACGACGCCGCGCGAGGCGGTGCCCCGCCGGCAACGCCGCGACGAACGCGTCGCGGAAGAGCGGGAGGGTTTCGAGCCCGTCGAGGCGCGCCTCGAGCGCGAGCAGCAGCACGTCGAGCTCGCCGCGGTGCAGCAGTGCGACGAGCTCGTCCGTCTTCGCCTCGCGCAGCCAGACCTCGAGCGAGGGGTAGCGGCGGCGCACGCGCGCGAGCGCCTTCGGCAGGAAGTAGGGCGACACGGTCGGGATGACGCCGAGCCGAAGCCGGCCCGCGAGCGGCTGTGCGTGCGCGTGCGACGCCTCGACCAGGCGGTCGACGTCGGCGAGCACCGCGCGCGCGTGGCGCAGCACCGCCTCGCCGGCCGGCGTCGGCAGCACCTTGCGCCCGCCGCGCTCGAGGAGCTTCGCGTCGAGCTGCGACTCGAGCTGCTGGATCTGGGCGCTCAGCCCGGGCTGCGTGACGCCACAGGCGCGCGCGGCCGCGTGGAAGCTGCCGTGGTCGGCGATCGCGACGAGGTACTCGAGCTGGCGGAGCGTCGGCGTGCCCATCGACAGCATTGGTTATCACATCGATCCACACAATCAATTGGATCGATGGCGCGTCGGGCCCGATGCTCCGCCCCACGCGCTGCGACGACGCGGGCCGCGAGCCCGCGGAGGAGGCATCGGAAGTGGAGAACGCACCCGTGGTCGAGGCGCTGCGGCGCCTGCTCGCCGAGACCTACACGCTCTACCTGAAGACGCACGGCCATCACTGGAACGTGACCGGCCCGATGTTCCACACGCTGCACACGCTGTTCGAGACGGAGTACACCGAGCTCGCGCTCGCGGTCGACCGCATCGCCGAGCGGATCCGCGCGGTCGGTGCGCGCGCGCCGGCGAGCTACTCGGAGTTCGCGGAGCTCTCGACGGTGCGCGAGGACGTCGGCCCGCGGACGGCGCGCGAGATGCTCGAGGGGCTCGCGGCCGACCAGCTGCGGCTCGTCGCCTCGGCGCGGCGCGTCGTCGAGGCGGCCGAGGCCGCGCGCGACCTGGCGACGGCCGATCTCGGCGTCGAGCGCATCGACGTGCACGAGAAGAACGCCTGGATGCTGCGGAGCCACCTCGAGTAGGCGCGCGCCGGGCGCGCGTCTCAGAGGCGATCGGGGTCGAAGGACTCGAGGGCGCGCGTCAGCGAGGCGACGAAGCGGGACAGCTCCTCGGACGCCGAGGCGACGTGCGTCGTCGAGCCCGACGCCTGCGCGGCGGAGTTCGCGATGTCGCGGATCGCCGTCGTCTGCTCGTGGACGGCCTTCGACACGATCTGCTCGCCCTGCTGGATGGCCTCGACGGCGCTCGCCATGCGCTTCGCGAGCGACATGGAGGCGTCGACCGCGCCGCGCAGCACCTGGGTCGAGTCGAGGATGCGGTCGGCCGCCGCGCGCGACTCGCCGGAGAGCTTCTTGACCTCCTCGGCGACGACGGCGAAGCCCTTGCCGCTCGTGCCCGCCCGCGCCGCCTCGACGCTCGCGTTCACCGCGAGCAGGCTCGTCTGCTGCGAGATCTTCGCGATCAGCTGCACGACGCCGTCGATCGCCTCGGCGACCTGCTCGAGCTCGCCGACGTGGCGGACGAGCTCGGCGCTCGTCTCGACACCCTGCTCCGCCTGTGCGGCCGCGTGGGCGGAGTGCGTGCCGACCTCGCCGAGGCTCGCGCTCATCTGCTCGCTCGCGCTCGCCACCTCCGATGCGCTCTCCGACATCTGGTGCGTGGCGCCGAGGAGCGCCTCGGACGTGCGCGCGATCTCGTCGGTCGCGCCGACGACCTCGCGCAGCACCTGGTGGATGCGCCGCTTCGCTTCGCCGAGCTGCTCGGTGCGGTCGGCGTCGCCCGTCACGTCGAGGGCCTCGATCCGGAGGCCGATGCTGCGCAGGACGCTCAGCAGGTAGGCGTCCGCGACGGCCTGCATGTCGAGGTTGAACACGCGCCGCACCGCCTCGAGCACGCGCGCACAGCGGCGCGGCCGCCAGCGCACCGAGCGCGGCAGGTGGCGCGCGACGAGCCGTTCGTACTCCGCATAGCTTCCGAGGTACCACTTCATCGGCAGGTCGATGCGGTCGTGCGTCCGCCCGACGCCGAGGCGGCGCTCGAAGTACTCGGGGCCCCATCCGTCCTGTGCGCCCGCGAAGACCTCGGTCAGGTAGCCGGCCTGCGCGGCCTCGAGCGCGCGGCGCAGCTCGCCGAGCGGGATCTGCTTCTGCTCCGCCATCGCCTCGAAGAACGCGCGCGTCTGCGGGAACTCGAACTGCCAGTCGTAGAACTCGCGCGCGATCGAGGGCGCCGTCGCGCGCGCCCATCCGACGAGGGGACGGAGGAGCGACTGCTCGGCCTCGCCGAGGCGGACGAAGCGCCTGCGGATGGCCAGGTTGTGCGCATCGATGGCAAAGGCGTCGCAGAGCTCCATCGCCCGTGCGCATCGACCTCGCACGCGCGCGGATGAGCGCGAACTCGCGACCGCGGGCTAGTCGACGACCAGTCGAGGGTAAGGCCCGGGGCGGGGCTTCCGGCGCGGAGCCGAGACACGCGGTCGCGTGCGCTCGCGCGCCACACGCACGGCCTCGCGTTCGCGCCCTCGCGTCCGCGTCCGGGCCCGCGCGCGGCTCAGAGCACGGGCGCGTCGAGCGCGAAGTCCGCGCGCTCCCACGCCGCTTCGAGCGCGCGCCGCTCCTCGCTCGCGTCCTTGCCCTGCGCCTCGAGGCTCGCGACGAGCCCCTGCAGCGTCCAGCCGTTGCGCGGCGTGTGCGCGAGCTGCTCGGCGAACACGGCCTCCGCCTCGCCGGGCCGCCCGGCCGCGAGCAGGGCGGCACCGAGCGTCTCGCGCACGGGCGCGTACCAGGGCGGCGGCTCCGTGTAGGGAAGGGCGTCCTGCGCGGCGACGGCGGCTTCGAGCGCGTCGATCGCCTCCTCGTGGCGGCCCGCTTCGAGCGCGATGCGCGCGTGCAGCACGTCGGCGCCGATGCCGAGGAGCTGCGCGGGCGTCGCGCCCGAGGTGAAGACGAGCGCCGACGCGCCCGGCTCCGCGGCGATGCCGAGCACCATCGCGAGCTCGCGCTGCGCGGCCGCCGGACGGTCGAGCGCCGCGTGCGCCATGCCGCGCGCGAAGCGCCACGCGCCGGTCGCATAGCGCTGCTCGGGCGGCGGGGCCTGCGCGGCCAGGATCTCCTCCCAGCGCCCGAACCGCACGAGCGCGTAGAGCTCCATCGGCACGAACTCCTCGACGACCGGCACGGCGGCGACGACCTCGGGCTCCATCGCGGCCGAGAGCTTGCGCGCGGCCGCGATGGAGACGGCGCTGCGCCCCTCGAAGGCGGCCGACGCGTAGAGGAAGTGGATGTTGTGCGGATAGTAGGCGGCCGGGTAGAACCCCTGGGCCCGACACTGGGTGATGTACGACTCGTCCGCCGCGGCGGCGAGCTCGTTCGCGGCCGAGGCGTCCGCATAGCGTCCGA
Coding sequences:
- a CDS encoding MBL fold metallo-hydrolase — encoded protein: MHIQHFFDDLTGTLTYVVHDGRRGIVIDPIRDYEPKSARTSWRSAERVAAWLRERGIAIDWVVDTHAHADHMSGLPYFKEHFGARTVTGAGVGVVQAAFRDVYGLERDFPVDGSQFDRLVEDGERLAAGDLDVEVMHTPGHTPAHVALRVGDAVFVGDTLFMPDYGSARCDFPGGSAGVLWDSIQRLYALPDATRVFTGHDYRPNGRPLAFVATVGEHARANVQIRRDTSRDAYVAFREERDATLEAPLLILPSVQVNIRAGELPPPDANGIAYLRIPLDTLGRSRKR
- a CDS encoding rhodanese-like domain-containing protein — protein: MTAYDDVAPRDAHARAGELTAIDVREPNEWDGALGRVPGALHVPLGELAARADALPRGRALLLVCRSGRRSAAACETLAARGLGPLHNLEGGMIAWCRAGLPVERRDPSTPAALVDGLVAWLAQVTMQTPDAARARVGDALAPRASTTRDDAARAIDAVEAALAGDGAPADLDLVVASYRRALRALGAG
- a CDS encoding PQQ-dependent sugar dehydrogenase; the protein is MQRTPRAHRLAVAIAVAVALGAGVLACAGGTRDRDAAHAGADGAPADDASAGDDTGRDAWVKPDAMGAIYAENCAVCHGANLEGAAQGPSLRADPLAHGASIDELVASIADGYPQARMPAWRGVIADDDLRGLAIYLAEKRRGDPGPDGYGVGAAPVVPTGIVHSELHDFEIELVWSGLEEPYSIAPMPDGGILATEKMRGLLRIDPARGTATRVTGTPRFYDDAPMRGTMYAGQGWAHEVALHPRYAENGWIYLSYGDRCDGCNAASRASGAPVSMLKLVRGRLDGARWVDEETVWEAPRESYEVGVENGISARIEFDDADRVYLTVGVLADYRKVQDLREPFGKILRVRDDGSIPEDNPFLDVPGALPAIYTLGHRNAQGLAFDRRTRTMWSSEHGPRGGDETNLVRAGANYGWPLVSLGVDYDGRPIHYAEEYGIAFDPADLTGPVLDWTPSPGLSSMVFYEGDAFPRWRGQLLQASLAATKLVRVVTDGASARRAETLLEGIGRLRDVEVAPDGTVLLLVEHRAGSLVLRLVPASPPRPAATASTPED
- a CDS encoding LysR substrate-binding domain-containing protein, which produces MLSMGTPTLRQLEYLVAIADHGSFHAAARACGVTQPGLSAQIQQLESQLDAKLLERGGRKVLPTPAGEAVLRHARAVLADVDRLVEASHAHAQPLAGRLRLGVIPTVSPYFLPKALARVRRRYPSLEVWLREAKTDELVALLHRGELDVLLLALEARLDGLETLPLFRDAFVAALPAGHRLARRRQLRESDLADEPVLLLEDGHCLRDQALSFCAEAGTVERTDFRASSLPTLVQMVAGGAGATLLPEMAVRVEARSPGIAIVPFRGAAPARTIGLAWRAASPRAPEFRMLGEALGTPA
- a CDS encoding globin-coupled sensor protein, with amino-acid sequence MELCDAFAIDAHNLAIRRRFVRLGEAEQSLLRPLVGWARATAPSIAREFYDWQFEFPQTRAFFEAMAEQKQIPLGELRRALEAAQAGYLTEVFAGAQDGWGPEYFERRLGVGRTHDRIDLPMKWYLGSYAEYERLVARHLPRSVRWRPRRCARVLEAVRRVFNLDMQAVADAYLLSVLRSIGLRIEALDVTGDADRTEQLGEAKRRIHQVLREVVGATDEIARTSEALLGATHQMSESASEVASASEQMSASLGEVGTHSAHAAAQAEQGVETSAELVRHVGELEQVAEAIDGVVQLIAKISQQTSLLAVNASVEAARAGTSGKGFAVVAEEVKKLSGESRAAADRILDSTQVLRGAVDASMSLAKRMASAVEAIQQGEQIVSKAVHEQTTAIRDIANSAAQASGSTTHVASASEELSRFVASLTRALESFDPDRL
- a CDS encoding sulfite exporter TauE/SafE family protein encodes the protein MLALGIALSLLVGVSLGFFGGGGSILTVPLLVYVFGLEAKRAIASSLLVVAAASLSGAVQHWRAGNVELRTAATFGAAGMAGAHVGGRLGAWLDGSLLLLLFALMMGFTAFGMWRGRRAPAAGAAHERALGRLVAQGAGVGLFTGLVGAGGGFLIVPALALWAGLEMPVAVGTSLVVIVMNCLAGFAGYASHVDVDAGLVAAVAATAVAGSFVGAALARRVAPASLRRAFAGFVAAMSAFVLVREADAWVATARDALPASAPQAVLTLAVLAVGIATGRVTRRAPSDPLADRALYSEGGGI
- a CDS encoding glycoside hydrolase family 172 protein, with protein sequence MTLFDDPSLLDPRIESRAITFENPTGAKGAGGRAHGGRKGAPSRMIEAGERVTLAEIEGPGRIRHAWLTVPPMEPVAMRRIALEVFYDGADAPSVSVPLVDFFGCPHGRPVALHTAYTAVQEGRGFNAWMPMPFRRAIRVDFVNASARRFPLYFQLDYTLGGEPPEAALLHASFRRENPTALGRDMTIARDLAGPGRFLGCNVGVRVLREPLAQEHFTWYGEGEVKVFLDGDRDHPTICGTGFEDYAGTAWGMGAHQTLWQGVPHDLRDPASTDACPDLVSLYRWHGPDPIVFARDLTVTVQQIGAVFVAAGSEHLLDDVPARNPLAGAGWTRGLPPPAHAFGICERVDDVCATAFVYARDAQPVPRVDPDAASADLERRSWEVPNPFEAFGALVGAVVLEE
- a CDS encoding Dps family protein gives rise to the protein MENAPVVEALRRLLAETYTLYLKTHGHHWNVTGPMFHTLHTLFETEYTELALAVDRIAERIRAVGARAPASYSEFAELSTVREDVGPRTAREMLEGLAADQLRLVASARRVVEAAEAARDLATADLGVERIDVHEKNAWMLRSHLE